GATGACCCTGCTGATGATCCTGTGCTTCCTGACGGCTCTCTGGCAGAAAGTGTTGTGGAGTTGGGGGGCAGCTGGCGAGCAGAGGACGCTGACTGGAGGTGTACAGATGGCTGTGCCCAGAACTGCAGCGTTTGTGACCCCCTTACAGAAGCCTTCTACTTTCGCTCAGACTACTGTGGCCTCATCAACAAAACCGATGGACCTTTTAGGGACTGCAGAGCTGTAGTGGACCCTACAGCCTTTGTGTATAGCTGTGTATATGACATGTGCAGCAACAGGGATAATATCACCACGCTCTGCCAGGCCATCCAGGCTTATGCTCTCGCCTGTCAGGCCCTTGGGGTCACAATACGACCCTGGAGATCTCGCACCTTCTGCGGTGAGattcagtttgattcagttTATGCAGAGTCTTCCtcttacatttatttacttGCATCATCTCACAAAATTTCTTCTCTCTTGCTGGCTCTCAGCTTTGTCCTGTCCGGAGTTCAGCCATTACCAAGTGTGCACAAGTGCCTGCCCGGCCTCCTGCTCGGACCTCACCGCCCCCCTGTACTGTGCTCACCCTTGCACTGAGGGGTGCCAATGTGACCAAGGCTATGTCCTCAGCGGCAGTCGTTGTGTCCAGCGTGAGGATTGTGGCTGTGAGCATAACGGCCTCTATTACCCGCTCAATAACACTTTCTGGGCCGGCCCCAGCGGTGAAGAAGGTGAATGTACCCTCCACTGCAACTGTGGGCTTGCAGGGGAAGTCTCCTGTTTCAACGAGTCCTGTAAGGAGGGTGAGGTGTGTGTGGCGGAGGTGGGCTTGCTGGGCTGCTACCCTCGGAGGGAGGGAGTGTGCTCAATCACCCAGAACTCAGTGACATCCTCCTTTGATGGCACCTTCCTGCTGTTCCCGGATGACAGCTCCTACTACCTGCTGAAGCTGTGTGGTGCAGTGCCAGCTAATGGCTCAGTGGTGGAGGTGAAGATGGGCCGGCGGCTGGTGAACAAAGGCCCCTCTTGGAAAAGGCCGGTAGTAGTTACAGTGGCTAATGTGGAAGCTCAGATGGGAGGGATTGATTTTGATACAGTCAAGGTTAGTATTGTCTCTGCAaagcaaaaaacatttttgttagctgtttccagctgctgaGGACTCATGGGTTTGACACCTCTTTGTCTTCCAGGTGAATGGTGAACCAGTGGGGCTCCCATACGTCCATCCGATGGACACGGTGATGATCTACAGAGCACCAGGCAATGCTACAGTGGTGGAGTCCCGCGGTCTGCTTCGTGTGCGCTACACACGGCAGGGATTCCTCAACatctccctctccaccctctTCTACAATGTCACTTGTGGTCTATGTGGTGTCTTCAACAGCAATTCCACTGATGACCTTCGCCTTCCAAATGGACGCCTGGCGGAGTCTACAGAGCAGTTCACAGAGGGCTGGCGGTCCATTGCTGATGACCTCACCTGTAACGGTGACTGTGATGACCTGTATCGAATGTGCACAGACTTGCGACTCTACCAGAGTCCTTGGATGTGTGGCAACATCAATGACCCGGGGAATAGCTCATTTCTGGCTTGTCATGCGGTGGTCAACCCCTCACCTTTCTTCAGGAACTGCTTGTATAACATGTGTGTGAAGGAAGGGAATCGCTCAGCCCTGTGCTCGTCACTGCAGGCTTATGCCACCGCCTGTCAGGATGCTCAAGTAGGCCTCACTTCCTGGAGGAGTGCCACCAACTGCCGTAAGTAGATTTATCTTTACTTTAAAGGAACAGCTCGATGTTTTGGTTGTTTGGCATCAAACAGAATGAGATGAATAAATCATCTCTGTGTGTCCAGAACAGAGAGCAGGTAACAGACAGGTAACATCTACCTTCAAACAACAaagtgaaacttttttttttccattcattgaCATATAAACAAGTAAAATATAGTTAGGACATGTAACAAGACTTGGTGAGAGGCACATTTTCATATAAGAAAACTTCATCTGACACAGGTGATCATGCTAGCAACAAAGATAAGCTTTGTAGTTAATCCTATTTTAACAAAAATAAGATATGAATAAGTTGTAAACAACACACTGAATGTATGGATGGCCACTCGAGTGGTGGATTATCCAGGAACGTTTTTGGTGGAGTATTCTTGTCATCTTGATTCGGTCttgtctcttgctgtctctGACCTCGTTCTTCTGTCTCAGCTCTTCCCTGTCCAGAGAACAGTCATTTTGATGAGTGTACCAGCGCCTGCCCTCTGACCTGCACCAACCTGGATGAACCTGAAGAGCCATGCCCGCTGCCATGCCAGGAGGGGTGCCAGTGTGAGGAAGGCTTCGTGCTCCGTGACGGCCTCTGCGTGGCACGCAGTGATTGTGGCTGCATGAGCCACGGCCGCCAGCTGGCCACTAATCAGACTTTCTGGACAGACTGGGAGTGCCAGGAGCGCTGCTACTGCAACGGCTCTGACAACAGTGTATACTGTCAGATTGCACCTTGTCACCTTGAGGAGTATTGCCAGGAGAATGACGGCCTGTATTTCTGCCAGCCGCGCACCGAGGCCCTGTGTGTGGCGGCGGGTTATGgacattttctgccatttggGGGCGTACCATTTGAACTGCAGAGCTCTTGCACTCTCAGGATGGCCACCACCAACTGTGGGAGAGACAGCAGGGACCCCGCAACCATCAGTGGAACTTTCCCTCAGTTTAAACTGGCAGCTCGGAATGAGGAAAGGGACACAGGCCAGGCAATTTGGGTGAGGGGGTTTGTGCTGGAGGTCTACAACTATGAGATCGAAGTGTCTCGAAGCTATAAAAACACTGTCACGGTGAGTGCATGAATAGGAATAACAGTGAATGAATCAAGGGCTGTGATTACATGAACACCTAAAATAAGGCTCATAACATGAATATTAAACAATTATCTCATCAGCAGTGTTATGCATGACCTGTGAAGGTCGTAGTTGTTGTATTTGTGAGGATGTTATTTCTAATCAAGCCGATAGAATAACCAGGCAGAGGGTGAATTCCTTTTGATTGGCTTAAGGTGGATCTAATTTCAATGGGCATCTTTTATCAGGCTGGATTTGGCTCAGACAAAACCCCGACCCTGAGCGACATTTGGACCGGGTTCACAAACCGACTGAAAGATCTGAGGAGGAACAGAAATGACACACATAATCCAACagacacgcgcgcacacacacacacacacacacacacacacacactcacacacacacacacacacacagagttaatttcattctctctgtttctgtctttcttatACAATTAGATTATATGAGAAACACATAGAAGCCCTTTCAGTGAGTCTTCATGTTATCCATTCATCACCTGGGTTTCCCCACATACTTTGAAAACATGCAGGTCGGTTAGATTAGAAACTATGACTTGGTGTTAAAAGTGCTTCTGttggaacagtgtgtgtgtgtgtgtgtgtgtgtgtgtgtgtgtgtgtgtgtgtgtgtgtgtgtgtgagctggtgctgATCCTATAATAAGAGTTAAACCTGTTCAAAGTAGAACCAGTTTCACTGAATCTCTCTTCGCTCAGGTGAATAAGGAGCGCCTGTACCTTCCTCTGAAGCTGGGTCCAGGGAAGGTCAACGTCTTCACCTTGGGCATGCAGCTCATTCTGGAGACGGATTTTGGCCTGAAGGTGGCCTTTGACTGGAACACTCTCCTCCTGCTGACTTTGCCCCGTGACCTCTACAACACCACCTGTGGCCTCTGCCAGGGCATGCCCTTATCCCCGCCCACCCTCACCACGACCGACTGGGGCATGGCCTGGGCAGAGAGGGACACCTTCTGCCAGGTGGGCTGTGGAGACTCCTGCCCTCGCTGCGGCCTGGCAGAGAAAAGCATGTCAAACGACGCCCCTCTCATGGTGGCCGACGGCAACGCAAACGACGGTGACGACGAAGCAAACGAAGTCAACACGAGCATACGCTTCCACATTGGGGATggactgtatgtgtttgtggaGCCTGAGGCCGTGAGGCTGTGCGGGCTGATTGTGGACCGAGGAGGCGTGTTTGCGCGTTGTCACAGTAAGGTGGCGCCAGCGTTCTTTTATCAGAGCTGCCTGCAGGACACCTGTTTGGACCAGGGAGCCCAGGATACAATCTGTAACTGGCTGCAGATATACGCCAGCACCTGTCAGACCCAGGGAGTGCCGCTTACCGGCTGGAGGAGTGACACACCGTGTGGTGAGTGCAAGTGTGTGCACAGCAATGCAAAGGTCTGCCCTTGAGTTAAAACATGTATTTTCACTGGTTTCTGTTCAGGTTGATAGTTTTACATTTATTCGTTCAGGCTGCCTCCACCACAACACAGTTAAGATGAATGGAGTTGCATTTGTGATGTTCACAGTGTTGGAGAAATACTTTTAAAATCATTGGCAACATATCTGCTGTTCATAATCCACAGAGCACACTGTCAGCATCTTTAACAGAGCTGTAGTGGACCCTACAGCCTTTGTGTATAGCTAGTTCTTCATTACAAAGTAATAAGTAAAGTTCCAGCAGTAGTTTTTTTGCATGGAAATTGTTaccacaaattgtcatttttacatttttacatttctgtttgtgtctggatAAACAAATTCGagaaaacatgttaattagtgagcttcacATGTGTTGGAAGAAGTATTCTTTGGTTCATGGTGGAGGCTTTGGTTCAAGTGAAtccctgctttcagtctttatgctaagctaggctaaccatgcCCTGTCTCTAGCTCCATACTATGCAGTTTAGTATTCAAtgattttgatcttttcatctctATATCTAAAAGAAAAGGAATTAGCGTGTTCCCCAAAATGTTGCGTGTCTCCAGTTTTTACCCCTGAAAAATCACCACCAATCATGGAGTGTGCACAATGCGATGCAATTGCTAATGTCTTTGCTGACCTGTCTGCTCCCAGTCCAGGGTTGTCCACCAAACAGCCATTACTCCAGCTGCACGTCGGTGTGCCCGCCGCAGTGCGCCCCAGCCCGCGGCCAGAGAGACTGCAGCCAGGACTGTGTGGAGGGCTGCCAGTGTGACCAGGGCTATGTGCTCAACGGCAAGAGCTGCATCCTGCCTCAGAACTGCGGCTGCTACACGGACGGCAAGTACTACGAGGTCAGTCCAACATCCAGCACCACGCGGAATAAACCAGTGACCTGCAGCCAAAGTTAGCTCTTTATTCAATGCCCTTTAGCACAAATCTTTCTTTATCTCAGCCCAAGCAGCTGTTTTGGAACAGCGACTGCTCCAAACGCTGTCAGTGCATTGGGCGGAACCTGATCCAGTGCGACCCGCGGCGATGTAAGGCGGAGGAAGAGTGCACCCTACGGTTCGGTGTGCGCGGCTGCTTTGCACGCCGCTCGCAGCACTGCGTGGCCTCTGGCGGCGGCGTCTTCAGGACCTTCGACGGGGCATCGCTGCGGCTCCCGGCCTCCTGCTCCTTCGTCTTGTCCACAAACTGCCACAAGCTGCCTGACCTCTCCTTCCAGCTCATCGCTAACTTTGATAAATGGAGCACTCCCAACCTCACGACCATCTCTCATGTCTACCTTTACCTCAATGAGGAGAACATACTCATATCTGGCAGCACCGTCAAGGTGAGGCTGTTGAACATTACTGACCAACCTGGTTATGACTCTGCAGTGTGATTTCACTTCAGCTTTACAAACCACAAGCTGTGACCCCCTTTAACAACATGATCACCTGGTAATAGTTTAGCTTGAATTACTCATTGTGAAGAACCCACAAAGATCACTCCTCTCTAAAGAGcgttttagtgtctttcagctcattgttttggttttatgggcCACAGCTTTAGTCTCGCTGCTCTCTGTgttatcagctgcagcaggcagtgaAACCTTCTGATAAACTCGCTGtatgctacctgcccagcagcaaacagcagccagaTGAAGACAAAGGCAAACGAGTGAACATATGGAGCCTGtagcagctgaagcagctgttttctgtccgTGCAAATGTTGCTCTGTTTGCTTTAAAGCCAAATTATTAggtttgctaacgttagccaccataagctactggtcaCTGCAAACCCTTCACATCCCTCTGCTCTACTGTAGCATTGAGGAAgggatgttttgttgttgttgttgttgttgttgttcaaagTTTCTTTTGTAAGAGGACGTTTGTGTGATGTCTTCGTCCAAATGCTCCTTAGTCTCACTTTAATAGATCTATCATCTCTATTTGCCGTCTCTCTTCAAAGACGCCTTTATCAAACCTCTCCTCAAGAAACTGAACAAACATCCAATTCAGATCTCCCTTTTCTTGCCAGAACACTTGAAAGAGTCTCAGTCCAATTTACCAATTACCACTAACAGCCCGGTGGAGCTCCTCCAGGTCATATCACTCCACTCAAAGAGATGGTTAATGGCTCCCTGATTGCCTTGAACTGTGGCTCAGTGGTGATGCATTCAAATGGCTCAGGTCCGGTTCACCAGAATAATtactgtctcctctctgttctgttcCATGCTCCCCCTCAGTGTTGTCTTTGTGAATATGAAATcattttatgcagatgatactcaAATCTACATACCAGGTGATGGAGCTTACATGTTGAAGCTCAAACTCTAATAATCTAATACATAAGAAAATAATCTAATATAATTAGGGCACTATGTCGTAGCAATGTAGTCATCTGAAAAGGACTGAATGTGGTCAAGCCTCAGGTGAGGGCAGAGAAATGGACCTTCTGCTGGTCAGTGAAGTGACTGTGTGTCTTAAATATGTGAAGATTTCCGTCTCTCGTGTCTCCACAGGTCAATGGTACACCAGTATCAGTACCGTTTCTAACTGGGCTGATGACACGTCTGTCCACATCCGAAGGTTTCATCGTCATTGACACACCGCAGGACATCCAGATCCGATACAACCACTTCAACACCCTCAGCATCACGATGGGCCAGCGGCTTCAGAACAAGGTGTGTGGCCTCTGTGGGAATTTCAACGGAGACCCCAGTGACGACTACATCACCTCCAGGGGCAAGCCGGCGGTCAGCGCCCTGGAGCTGGCCCAGAGCTGGAAGACCAACGGTATGCAGAACAGGTGGGTGAGGCTGACAGACACGGTGGAATATTTACCTTATCCcaaaaatgaacattaacaCTCCACAAAGTCTTCCCTCCCAATGTATTTAAGTCTGTCCAGTGTttgcagacagaaagcaaattAAATactaatgaataataaaatgaatcagTAACTTTGACAGTTGGATGCTGCTCTTTCTCCTGTAGTTGTGATGAAACCCAGTACGTGGCTCTGGCTCAGTCCTGTGACAACACAGCGGTGGTGGCACTTCAAGGTGAAGACGCCTGTCTGAAGCTCACCCAGCTGAAGGGTTTCTTCCAGCCCTGCCACGGTCTGCTGGATCCCCGTCCCTTCTACCAGTCCTGCTACCTGGACGGCTGCTACAATCACCGCAAGGCTCAGGTCTGTGGCTCGCTGGCCGCCTACGCAGAGGCCTGCCGCTCCCTGGGCACCCTCACCACCAAGTGGATCACCCAAGAAAACTGCTGTAAGGGCACCGTGAGGCACCAgcgtctgtctgtgcatgtccGTGCTGTCGGCcgcagttttaaaaaaaacgtGATGCCCACTGTGGACccagcactgctgtgtgtgtgtgtgtgtgtgtgtgtgtgtgtgtgtgtgtgtgtgtgtgtttaatgcttTCACTTCAAGCTGCACTGTAATGCAATAAGGTACAAACAGATGAGACAATAGAAGAAGACACACCTTTTTGGTAGTGGTATCATTGAGAACTGCATGAATAAAATGCCAGTACGAggcgtttagcagctaaagagctaaaGAATCAGGAACTGCTGGAGACCAAAACGTGAATATCGGACTCAGGTGATGAACTATGAAGCTGCTCGGTGTCTGCTAGCGttgtgtgtgacagctgacGTTGTGTGTGGACCTGTCTTTAGCAGAATGGATCTACGACCCCTGTGCAGGAGAGATCTGCACAAACTTCACCTGCGAGCTGGAGAACGGAGGTGACCTGTGCGGCTGTCCGGAGCTACCCACCAGCACCGGAGGTGAGCGCTTCGGATGGTGATGTCAGCTTTAATCCTGTTCCTGTACGCTGTCAACACGCTACGatgtaaacaaatgaaaaagacgACAGCTCCCTAAAAACATCTGATAAGCAGATATTGATTAATAATCAtttgtagcacacacacacacacacacacacacacacacacacacacacacacacacacagcattaacGTTTTTGATAAGAATCCAACAATCTGTTCATACTTATCAATGATAAGCTAAACCAATAACAccagctgtcagctgtttttcttggtAAAATCCTCCTGCAGTGCTTATTTTATTAGTATGTTGTCCAAGTAAGatgtcttaaaacatgtctcCTCATTTAACTGTTTCTCCTCTTTATcgtcataataataataactttggtgTCCGTTCGTGGATGTGTGTCTGGCAGCAGATGATGACATCATCCAGGCGGAGGTGACCTGTAAACACGCTCAGATGGAGGTGTCCATCTCCAAGTGTAAACTCTTCCAGCTGGGCTTTGAGCGGGAGGACGTCAGGATCAACGACGAGCACTGCGCCGGCATTGAGGGGGAGGACTTCATCTCCTTCCACATCAACAACACGAAGGGACACTGCGGCTCCATCGTCCAGGTCAGTCCAGTCCTGTCTGAgcgctgactgctgctgcatcgGGTTTTTTAACAGCTTACTTTAATTTTATGATTGTCTTTAAAGGTCACAGTCCTGCATATTTTAAAGGTGCATCAGCAGATTGTAGCTGTCACACCCGTGTCTGTACCTTTaagctgtctgtttgtgtgatgcGTAACCCAAACGTCTttctcttctcatctgacttTCTGCAAGATGTTAAACTTTGCCTGTAATATAGAAAACAGGTTTATCTTCAAAATGCCAGACTGCATCCGTGCTTCTGTTTCCTGATGAATCTTCTAAATATCTGTGCGACAGTCCAACGGCACACACATCATGTACAAAAACACCGTGTGGATCGAGAGCGTGAACAACACCGGCAACGTCATCACCAGAGATAAAACCATCAACGTGGAGTTTTCCTGCGCCTACGAGCTGGACCTGAAGATCTCTCTGGAGACCGTCCTGAAGCCCATGCTCAGGTCAGAGGGAGCAGTCGCTGTAGAAtaacatgctgcagctgcaaacaacAGCAGGCTACATGtctcccctttctcctccctcctccagtgTGATAAACCTCACCTTACCGACCCAGGAGGGAAACTTCATCACCAAGATGGCGCTGTACAAGAACTCCTCGTACCGCCATCCGTacagggagggggaggtggtgCTCAGCACGCGGGACATCCTCTTCGTGGGCGTGTTTGTGGAGGGGGCGGATGAAAACCAGCTCATCCTCATAGTGAACATGTGCTGGGCCACGCCGTCCCGCTACAGCAGCGACCGCCTCCGCTATATCATCATAGAGAGAGGGTAAGCTGGAGAAGCGCCGCACACCAGCTCACAACCGCTAAACTGTCACTGTCATCTTTAACATCTGCTCCCTCCAGGTGTCCCAACATTAAGGACAACACCATCGGCATGGCGGAGAACGGCGTGTCACTCACCTGCCGCTTCCACGTCACCGTCTTCAAGTTCATCGGCGATTACGACGAGGTCCACCTCCACTGCGACGTCTCCCTGTGCGACTCCGAGACGAACGCCTGCAAAGTGGTGAGAAAAATCTTCATCTTTAATCAGACTGAATGAACCAGAGTCCGCTggattaaagtgtgtgtgctgtgcatcCAGAACTGTCCACACAAGAGACGAATGTACTCCGAGGACAGCGACCATAAGGAGCACATCCTGACTGTTGGACCTAtaagaagaagaggtgagtaCGACCTCAGCGCAGGTGTAGCGAGCTCgccttctgctcctctctgattGGATCAGAGTCCTCAGTTGACTGCAAACAGAAATCCCAAAGTCTTCTCTCTGTAGAGTCAGACTGGTGCGAGGACAACAATGGAGGCTGCGAGCAGATCTGCACCAGTAAGACGACTGGACCggtctgcagctgtgtgactgGGATGCTGCAGCGAGATGGGAAAAGCTGCCGGAGTAaggacccacacacacacacagtgcacacacacagtgcacacacacagtgcacacacacagtgcacacacacagtgcacacacacacagtgcacacacacacacacacacagtgcacagacaAGCCATTTAAAGTTTAAGTTATCTCTAAATGTTTCCCTCTTTGAGCAAAGTCACCACAGTTAAGCTACTTTCCAGGTCTgtcttcactctcactgctctcttaTCAGCGTTTGCAGCAGTGAAGAAGCTCTAAAATCTGGCTGCTCTGCACCAAACGGCAAACAGACGCAGTTAGCAGGTGAAAACAATGGAGCTAAAAAGCCAGAAACAGTCAATATTAGACTTATAATCAGCAGGATATGAGGACAGAATCTCCAAATGAGTAATAATGGTTTGATTTTTAGTGTCAGAtgcttcatttcctgcaggctgcatgtttctacagtagcccagagtggacaaacTCTGGCTTCAGAGAGGCACGTCTTTAGCTGCCATCATCTCCTACACACTTGGTGTTCAGCTGGTTGCactctgcaacctcaccactagatgtcgcTAACCCCTGCACACTTAAAGCTTCCCTCTTCATTCTCAAACGGTTTCATTTGTGCTGCTCATCAGGCTGCTCGTCTCAGCGTCCtccacatcctctgctgtggacGTTTCACAGGACCAGGACGTACCAGACGTCTGCTGATTAATAAGTAACACGGCTGAATATCTGATGTTTAACAGAGGCATTAAGAACCTACAAACTGTGTCACTGCGCACCACCTGGACAGCTATCGGAACGCTTTGATCGAGATGTGATAAAGGCATTAGCCCAATAGTCTTTATGGTCACTGTGTACATTGTGCCGGCTGAGCGAGTGATGCTGATAGAGTTTCAAATGAAACTCTGCACGAGCAGCTCGACCACGTTAACCGCCGCCGGGCGACGCTGAGGGGGAAGATCACTGTCGTCCACACGTGTCAAAAGGTTTTCAGAGGGAGTAAATCAATAAACGGATCAATCATGATTTTATGGTTTTATAAGTTTAACACACTGAAGACGTTCCAGTGAGTCACtgcacaaatgaacacatgaatgaaagcagaagaagtacatttactcaaattcAAGGTATTTCCACTGAATacatacttctactccactacgTCTCAGAGGCGAGTACTACACTtgtttactccactacatttatcttcAGTTACTACTTACTTCTCAGATTACTGTTtcatccacttcctgtccagtaAAAACTACGTATCTCCGGATgtgttgaatgtttgtgataAACTGAGGGTTGAAGTTTTACTTCCTTCAGTATTTGCACCATGTAGTATTAATACTTAATGTAAGAGTACattatttgaatatttctcCTGCCGTTGTAGATTAATGAATAcgaatttaaaaaacaaaataaaaacacaaaatgtagaacagctatatgtaaatatattcaCAAATCAGTACACATGGACAAAAAAAGGTAGAaaattaaatagaaaaatatgaaaataatcattttgatgtatttttttcccctgctaCATTATGTACACATGTAATTCACCATAATAAGTCAGCCTGAGTATTAATGTAGTACTATGTGCAGTTACAATAATTGTTTGTACCTCAGCTTAATTTGCACATACACATTATCTtatcaaataaaaaacattacagTCGCACTCACACGATTAATTGATATAAAAGCAGTAAACAAAagtccacacactcacaaacacaaagtaccTGAGAGCCTCTGTTATAATCAATGTTTCCTTCTTTTCCAGCGGTGAGCTCGAGCTGTAAGCTAACACCGGCGGTTTCTCTGCTGAGCGTCTGCGCcgtcatcttcatcctcctggCTCGtactcatcctctcctctcctaacAGCCTGCGAGCAACAGAAGGAAACACACGTGAAAAAGATAAAACCCAGAAAAGACTTGAAGATGCACAAAGTATCAGCGTTGATTAGCCAGTAGATCAGTCGTCCAGATACTAGACAGAACCCGGCGTGTGTGAGTACACATATTCCTGCAGCACCTGAAGGCAACTGAACAAAAGTGGGTCAGTTTTTGACCACGTGGACGACCGATCCTgctgtttcacctcctccatTATTATCAGCACATCTCAAAGCCACAATGAGCGATTTCTTTATTGTTTATAACAAAAACATTATGATGGTTTTTGTTTGCGTAGAAATTAATGCGTTAGTCGGCCATGTTTTTTTGTACTACCACCAGATGGCGCCAAAGTCGGAAATACTCTAATTGCACACATGTTGGATTCAAGGTGTGTCTGATGTTGGAGACACCCTTATTTTACAGTCCTATGAGCACATTATGCTGTGCATAGGTCATATTTACACGGCGGCCATTTTCCTCTGACAACACGCTCGAGGTGGGAAGTCTGCATGTCGTATAGACATGTATAAATTTACGTACGTATGAATTTCACAGCTTCCTGATTCAGATAGTGAAGTTCTCAAGGTAAAACTACATATTTGAGCTTCCCACCCTGAACCCCAAAATTCCCCTGGACGCGTCTCCATGACGTCGCCTGAGTTAGCGTCCTCCATGCGGCTGCAACGCCACCGGTCACGTTTCAGAAGCAGAGCGTTTTGTCTCCCTGATTTTGTTCATTTGCACAGATTTGACTGATTTGGTGAAGGAAGTGCTCAGACGTACAGATTGCATTGACACCAGACTGAGATCCAATCAGAACACGCGTTTGCTTTGCATCAGTACGTCTTCTTCTTTATCCAGATAAAATACGCAGATACGGATCTCATGTTCACGGCGGGCGGGGTGGTGGGCTCCTGGCTGTCTATTGGACAGTTGATCTACTGGCTAACTTTAACCAGCTGATCCATTTAATTCCTATTTGACTGAAACTCGTTCTGACCAACAAAATCTACATCAGCTCGCAGCGAAAAGGCGACAGATTGTGAGGATTAAACTGGGT
This region of Chaetodon trifascialis isolate fChaTrf1 chromosome 16, fChaTrf1.hap1, whole genome shotgun sequence genomic DNA includes:
- the tecta gene encoding alpha-tectorin, giving the protein MVRPGCPVILLHLFSIFVQTGARTQDILYPYGPGHRDLETPKMDDGSSPEISLLIHFIFFNVPYRSIYVNNNGVVSFNVQVSQFTPEAFPLSDSRSFIAPLWADVHNGIRGDVYYRESTEPEILERATQDVRKYFKNMPTFTASWVFIATWHQVTFYGGSQTTPVNTFQTVLISDGVASFCMFNYGEITWSTGTASGGDPLTGLGGTTAQSGFNGGDIGHFFNLPGSRSNDVVNIEQTTNVNTPGRWFFRVDTELIDPANGCSYNGRFYRRGEIFWLSDQCSQRCRCLDIDNEVQCQEAPCGQLETCEQQEGAFYCQPTRTSTCVVFGDPHYHTFDGFLYHFQGTCSYLLARPCWEVAGLPFFSVEAKNENRGVASVSWLRDVTVEVYGHRVLLPKGSFGTVQVDGLMKTLPVQLQLGAVRVYQSGVAVALETDFGLLVTYDGQHYASISLPSSYFNNTCGLCGNYNDDPADDPVLPDGSLAESVVELGGSWRAEDADWRCTDGCAQNCSVCDPLTEAFYFRSDYCGLINKTDGPFRDCRAVVDPTAFVYSCVYDMCSNRDNITTLCQAIQAYALACQALGVTIRPWRSRTFCALSCPEFSHYQVCTSACPASCSDLTAPLYCAHPCTEGCQCDQGYVLSGSRCVQREDCGCEHNGLYYPLNNTFWAGPSGEEGECTLHCNCGLAGEVSCFNESCKEGEVCVAEVGLLGCYPRREGVCSITQNSVTSSFDGTFLLFPDDSSYYLLKLCGAVPANGSVVEVKMGRRLVNKGPSWKRPVVVTVANVEAQMGGIDFDTVKVNGEPVGLPYVHPMDTVMIYRAPGNATVVESRGLLRVRYTRQGFLNISLSTLFYNVTCGLCGVFNSNSTDDLRLPNGRLAESTEQFTEGWRSIADDLTCNGDCDDLYRMCTDLRLYQSPWMCGNINDPGNSSFLACHAVVNPSPFFRNCLYNMCVKEGNRSALCSSLQAYATACQDAQVGLTSWRSATNCPLPCPENSHFDECTSACPLTCTNLDEPEEPCPLPCQEGCQCEEGFVLRDGLCVARSDCGCMSHGRQLATNQTFWTDWECQERCYCNGSDNSVYCQIAPCHLEEYCQENDGLYFCQPRTEALCVAAGYGHFLPFGGVPFELQSSCTLRMATTNCGRDSRDPATISGTFPQFKLAARNEERDTGQAIWVRGFVLEVYNYEIEVSRSYKNTVTVNKERLYLPLKLGPGKVNVFTLGMQLILETDFGLKVAFDWNTLLLLTLPRDLYNTTCGLCQGMPLSPPTLTTTDWGMAWAERDTFCQVGCGDSCPRCGLAEKSMSNDAPLMVADGNANDGDDEANEVNTSIRFHIGDGLYVFVEPEAVRLCGLIVDRGGVFARCHSKVAPAFFYQSCLQDTCLDQGAQDTICNWLQIYASTCQTQGVPLTGWRSDTPCVQGCPPNSHYSSCTSVCPPQCAPARGQRDCSQDCVEGCQCDQGYVLNGKSCILPQNCGCYTDGKYYEPKQLFWNSDCSKRCQCIGRNLIQCDPRRCKAEEECTLRFGVRGCFARRSQHCVASGGGVFRTFDGASLRLPASCSFVLSTNCHKLPDLSFQLIANFDKWSTPNLTTISHVYLYLNEENILISGSTVKVNGTPVSVPFLTGLMTRLSTSEGFIVIDTPQDIQIRYNHFNTLSITMGQRLQNKVCGLCGNFNGDPSDDYITSRGKPAVSALELAQSWKTNGMQNSCDETQYVALAQSCDNTAVVALQGEDACLKLTQLKGFFQPCHGLLDPRPFYQSCYLDGCYNHRKAQVCGSLAAYAEACRSLGTLTTKWITQENCSEWIYDPCAGEICTNFTCELENGGDLCGCPELPTSTGADDDIIQAEVTCKHAQMEVSISKCKLFQLGFEREDVRINDEHCAGIEGEDFISFHINNTKGHCGSIVQSNGTHIMYKNTVWIESVNNTGNVITRDKTINVEFSCAYELDLKISLETVLKPMLSVINLTLPTQEGNFITKMALYKNSSYRHPYREGEVVLSTRDILFVGVFVEGADENQLILIVNMCWATPSRYSSDRLRYIIIERGCPNIKDNTIGMAENGVSLTCRFHVTVFKFIGDYDEVHLHCDVSLCDSETNACKVNCPHKRRMYSEDSDHKEHILTVGPIRRRESDWCEDNNGGCEQICTSKTTGPVCSCVTGMLQRDGKSCRTVSSSCKLTPAVSLLSVCAVIFILLARTHPLLS